A region of Catenibacterium mitsuokai DNA encodes the following proteins:
- a CDS encoding IS1595 family transposase, whose translation MSNKVLKPKKASLYQFTQKYSNNIDNCIEFFKSMKWPEGFSCDRCGCHKYYLVKRVGKTKTSYVLECSSCHKQHSLLSGTIFQSCKLDLYKLLLGIFLFFNKNKGISAVDLCSILDVNYKTALLLENKCRILMSLSNSDKLLNSLFYEADVFNIGAKSKNKAGRASEQQPVLGILSTDKENNYPRFIKLRLINDYTGLSLKKNIEQCCVLSHAALLNTDGEKGFNTLGTEIQVKNEKISYEEKNHRLLWLNIIIGNIKNNITGIYHGITKREMPLFLNEQEYRFNHRNMGKTVMDKIKKYLQKSFPISHRLIVYILNISAPHFS comes from the coding sequence ATGTCAAACAAAGTATTAAAGCCTAAGAAAGCTTCTCTTTATCAGTTCACTCAGAAATATTCCAACAATATTGATAACTGCATTGAATTCTTCAAATCCATGAAATGGCCTGAAGGCTTTTCGTGTGACCGTTGTGGCTGTCATAAGTATTACCTAGTCAAGCGTGTAGGAAAGACCAAGACTTCATATGTTCTTGAATGCAGCTCATGCCATAAGCAGCATTCACTGCTTTCAGGCACTATTTTTCAGAGTTGCAAGCTTGATCTATACAAGCTTCTGTTAGGTATCTTCCTTTTCTTCAATAAAAATAAAGGAATCAGTGCAGTAGATTTATGTTCAATACTAGACGTTAACTACAAGACTGCACTTCTTCTTGAAAACAAGTGTAGAATTCTTATGTCACTAAGCAATTCAGACAAGCTGCTCAACAGCCTTTTCTATGAAGCAGATGTCTTTAATATTGGCGCAAAATCCAAGAATAAAGCGGGTCGTGCAAGTGAACAGCAACCTGTTTTGGGCATTCTATCTACAGATAAAGAGAATAACTATCCCCGGTTTATTAAGTTAAGACTCATCAATGATTATACTGGTTTGTCACTTAAGAAAAACATAGAACAGTGCTGTGTATTATCACATGCTGCATTGCTTAATACTGATGGCGAGAAAGGCTTTAATACATTAGGCACAGAAATACAGGTAAAGAACGAGAAAATCAGCTATGAAGAAAAGAATCATAGACTACTCTGGTTAAATATAATAATCGGTAATATTAAAAATAATATTACTGGGATATATCATGGAATAACTAAAAGAGAGATGCCTTTATTCCTGAATGAACAGGAGTATAGATTTAACCATAGAAATATGGGAAAGACTGTTATGGATAAAATCAAGAAGTACCTGCAGAAATCATTTCCTATCAGTCATAGACTGATAGTATATATCCTGAATATTTCTGCTCCACACTTCTCTTAA
- a CDS encoding group II intron maturase-specific domain-containing protein, producing MEMQAFNQSKMKIYDKCRRELIRRIGIARPLAVTFKRINQIVVGWINYYRIGVMKYFIDVFGQWLRHKIRVIILKQWKRPKTIYKNLYKMNRLFSCQFSDEQIFSVANSRRGLYSQACGHVINNIISPKFLGKRIGDRPGLINPLNYYLS from the coding sequence ATGGAAATGCAAGCCTTCAATCAGAGCAAGATGAAAATCTACGATAAATGTAGAAGAGAACTTATAAGAAGGATAGGAATTGCACGCCCTCTTGCAGTTACATTCAAGAGAATCAATCAGATTGTAGTGGGGTGGATTAACTATTATCGAATAGGCGTGATGAAATACTTCATTGACGTCTTTGGTCAATGGCTTCGCCATAAAATCAGAGTAATCATTTTGAAACAGTGGAAAAGACCTAAAACGATTTATAAAAACTTATACAAAATGAATAGGCTATTTTCTTGCCAATTTTCTGATGAACAAATCTTTTCGGTGGCAAACTCTAGACGCGGACTTTATAGCCAGGCCTGTGGTCATGTAATTAATAATATTATTAGTCCCAAATTCTTGGGTAAAAGAATAGGAGATAGACCTGGTCTGATCAATCCCCTTAATTACTATCTAAGTTAG
- the ltrA gene encoding group II intron reverse transcriptase/maturase — MRLIDEILSDSNIDRAILQVKRNKGVSGIDKMTVDELDEYFYKYRREIRYSILNKKYKPQSVKRVYIPKPNGKKRPLGIPTVVDRVIQQAVAQILMKKLDSSFSEFSYGFRPRKSAQMAVLKTLEYINEGYDWVIDLDIEAYFDTVNHDKLISILREKHVNDSTTLHLIRKFMQAGIMEDGLVKPSRIGVPQGGPLSPILSNVYLDKFDKELEYRGLRFVRYADDCNIFVKSEMSANRVMKSVTSWLERKLFLKVSATKTKVVRPPESKFLGFTYLQRNGEWKCKPSIRAR, encoded by the coding sequence ATGAGATTAATTGATGAAATACTTAGTGATTCTAACATCGACAGGGCTATTCTACAGGTCAAGAGAAACAAAGGTGTATCTGGAATCGACAAGATGACAGTAGATGAACTTGATGAATATTTCTATAAGTATAGAAGAGAGATTAGATACTCTATACTTAATAAGAAGTATAAGCCCCAATCAGTCAAGAGAGTCTATATCCCAAAGCCTAATGGCAAGAAAAGACCATTAGGTATACCTACAGTAGTGGATAGAGTTATTCAACAGGCTGTTGCACAGATATTGATGAAGAAATTAGATTCTTCATTCAGTGAATTCAGTTATGGATTCAGACCAAGAAAAAGTGCACAGATGGCTGTATTAAAGACTCTAGAATACATCAATGAAGGTTATGACTGGGTTATAGACTTAGATATTGAAGCATACTTTGACACTGTAAATCATGATAAATTAATCTCAATACTTAGAGAAAAGCACGTGAATGACTCAACAACATTACATCTTATTCGCAAATTCATGCAGGCAGGGATTATGGAAGATGGTTTAGTAAAACCTTCGAGAATCGGTGTGCCTCAGGGAGGTCCACTCTCACCAATCCTTTCTAACGTTTATTTAGATAAGTTTGACAAGGAACTGGAATATAGAGGACTACGCTTTGTTAGATATGCAGATGACTGCAATATCTTCGTTAAGAGCGAGATGAGTGCAAATAGAGTAATGAAGTCAGTCACTTCATGGCTAGAGAGAAAACTATTTCTTAAAGTCAGCGCTACTAAAACCAAAGTGGTCAGACCACCCGAAAGCAAGTTTCTAGGATTCACCTACCTCCAAAGGAATGGTGAATGGAAATGCAAGCCTTCAATCAGAGCAAGATGA
- a CDS encoding CPBP family intramembrane glutamic endopeptidase has protein sequence MRKRIDRFTRRLSGQELVLGCVILLPLFFYCNSYIGTAIVKWMILTFNLSVATNTATIWLNFAVDLITALVAVIILRKFIKRQWKDFMNNKLSIIVAGCFLGFFLNICANAIGSSIVKLFVDQSSSVNQQQVESLTKSIPAIMFFVTGFLAPIGEELIFRGVIFTGLRKYNRFLAYVVSAFLFGFIHVMNSVFAGNIFEMVQMIPYACSGLVFAYIYESTDNIWASILTHMTNNIFALLVILF, from the coding sequence ATGAGAAAAAGAATTGATCGTTTTACGAGAAGACTCTCAGGACAGGAACTTGTTTTAGGATGTGTCATCTTACTTCCATTATTCTTCTATTGTAATAGTTATATCGGAACAGCGATTGTAAAATGGATGATCTTAACATTTAACCTTTCAGTTGCTACCAATACTGCAACAATTTGGCTGAACTTTGCGGTTGATTTAATTACTGCACTTGTTGCAGTAATCATCTTAAGAAAGTTCATCAAACGTCAATGGAAAGACTTCATGAATAATAAGCTTTCTATTATTGTTGCAGGATGTTTTCTAGGATTCTTCCTCAATATTTGTGCTAATGCGATTGGAAGCAGTATAGTTAAGCTATTTGTGGATCAATCATCAAGTGTGAATCAGCAGCAGGTAGAATCACTCACTAAAAGTATTCCTGCCATCATGTTCTTTGTGACAGGGTTCTTAGCACCTATAGGAGAAGAATTGATCTTTAGAGGTGTTATTTTTACAGGTCTACGTAAATATAATAGATTCTTAGCTTATGTGGTCTCTGCTTTCTTATTTGGTTTTATTCATGTTATGAATTCAGTCTTTGCAGGTAATATCTTTGAAATGGTACAGATGATACCATATGCTTGCTCAGGACTAGTCTTTGCATATATTTATGAAAGTACAGATAATATCTGGGCTTCTATTCTTACACATATGACAAACAATATATTTGCGTTATTAGTCATCTTATTCTAA
- a CDS encoding DUF975 family protein, translating to MNISMIKQRAREIARVNKTSLARICLIVGAISSLPSLLSSDNGIMSILHIIVVILIIAVEQGYVVAGLKAVTDREYELSDNDGVYGLVNWIEYVPTYLVKVLVNFVIAFIFVALIVVCSLGSFGGLFMLLSDPYSVSPITGVVSGLSALSGILLFVLLFAFAFVMIWVNLRMFAMTYLHQEYGIKGFEALKESFTLMKGHCADLLLINLSFIGWILLCAIISIMIGGVFGNNGIAGLLGSILSAAIAAYTYQPAYITVQALFYKEIAYKFYDEGRI from the coding sequence ATGAATATTTCAATGATTAAACAACGTGCAAGAGAAATAGCACGCGTGAATAAAACGAGTCTTGCCCGTATCTGCTTAATAGTAGGGGCGATTTCATCATTACCTAGTCTGTTGAGTTCTGATAATGGCATTATGAGTATTTTACATATTATTGTGGTTATATTAATAATTGCGGTAGAACAAGGCTATGTTGTTGCAGGACTTAAAGCTGTTACTGATCGTGAATATGAATTATCAGATAATGATGGTGTCTATGGTCTAGTTAACTGGATTGAATACGTACCAACTTATCTTGTAAAAGTACTTGTAAACTTTGTTATAGCATTCATTTTTGTAGCACTTATTGTGGTATGCTCTCTTGGCTCTTTTGGAGGTTTATTTATGCTATTAAGTGATCCTTATAGTGTTTCACCTATTACAGGAGTTGTTTCAGGTCTATCAGCACTAAGTGGCATATTGTTGTTTGTATTGTTATTTGCCTTCGCATTTGTAATGATCTGGGTTAATTTACGTATGTTTGCGATGACTTACTTACATCAGGAATATGGTATTAAAGGCTTTGAGGCACTTAAGGAATCATTCACATTAATGAAAGGTCATTGCGCGGATTTATTATTAATCAATCTTTCATTTATTGGATGGATTCTTCTATGTGCCATCATTAGTATTATGATTGGTGGCGTATTTGGTAATAATGGTATTGCAGGATTGCTTGGTTCAATTCTAAGTGCGGCAATAGCGGCTTATACATATCAGCCTGCTTATATTACTGTACAGGCATTATTTTATAAAGAGATTGCCTATAAGTTCTATGATGAGGGGAGAATCTAA
- a CDS encoding CDP-glycerol glycerophosphotransferase family protein has translation MGLKKIVLNIILSFVNIFVSLVPIKKNQIAFVSLEDNILRDDFLDIYNHLDISHYSIKKVLIHYDKKSIWNDFLYLLNCIKQIIVINTSHIVLINDNNYVVSHYKRQGVKVIEVWHATGAIKKFGNAVKRQYPINNYDYVIANSDYWIEPYSLAFSVDKDNVLVTGMPRVDHLFDENYKKEVSDNFYSKYPELKNKKILLYAPTFRGNIYKGFKAVGFDGKKFIHTFDEDTVLIYKYHPLMKDIPIEEEGHIFNMSHENTYELFVVSDALISDFSSIIFDYSILDKPMYFFVPDLKDYMHRLGCFVDYKKEMPGPLCYNEEELTDAIHSNEHYDIKRFKNKFFKYQDGKNVERVIALIEQLIKED, from the coding sequence ATGGGGCTTAAGAAAATTGTATTAAACATCATTCTTTCATTTGTGAACATCTTTGTATCACTTGTTCCTATCAAAAAGAATCAGATTGCATTTGTTTCATTAGAAGACAATATTTTAAGAGATGACTTCTTAGATATCTATAATCATCTTGATATATCTCATTATTCTATTAAGAAAGTACTCATTCATTATGATAAAAAATCAATATGGAATGATTTCTTATATCTATTAAACTGTATTAAACAGATTATTGTGATTAATACATCCCATATCGTACTCATTAATGACAATAACTATGTAGTCTCTCATTATAAGAGACAAGGTGTTAAGGTCATTGAAGTATGGCATGCCACAGGAGCTATTAAGAAGTTTGGCAATGCAGTCAAAAGACAATATCCTATTAATAACTATGACTATGTCATTGCGAATAGTGATTATTGGATAGAACCTTATTCTTTGGCTTTTTCTGTAGATAAAGATAATGTACTTGTAACAGGTATGCCTCGAGTAGATCATCTTTTTGATGAAAATTATAAAAAGGAAGTCAGTGACAATTTCTATTCAAAATATCCAGAACTTAAGAATAAGAAGATCTTACTCTATGCACCAACGTTTAGAGGAAATATTTATAAAGGATTCAAAGCAGTTGGTTTTGATGGAAAGAAATTCATTCATACTTTTGATGAAGACACAGTCCTTATTTATAAGTATCATCCACTTATGAAAGATATTCCTATTGAAGAAGAGGGACATATCTTCAATATGAGCCATGAAAATACATATGAATTATTTGTGGTAAGTGATGCACTTATTTCAGATTTCTCTTCGATTATTTTTGATTATTCTATCCTAGATAAACCGATGTATTTCTTTGTGCCTGATTTAAAGGATTATATGCACCGTCTTGGATGTTTTGTGGACTATAAGAAGGAAATGCCTGGTCCGTTGTGTTATAATGAAGAAGAGTTAACAGATGCAATACATTCTAATGAACATTATGATATCAAACGATTTAAAAATAAATTCTTTAAATATCAGGATGGAAAGAATGTAGAGCGAGTAATCGCGTTAATTGAACAACTGATCAAGGAGGATTAA
- a CDS encoding CDP-glycerol glycerophosphotransferase family protein, with translation MKLIKKILGKLIRLLYRLVYRFIPCDDHTILFISFHGRGYTDNPKALHQYITDHKEYTSYRCIYAIKHHKEKNLTIPNAKIIEYFSIPYFFYLARSKYWISNCKLPKYVLKKDNQVYLQTWHGTPLKKLAHDIEVPEGTTFYRSGMSVEEMRATYDNDVSKYNYMISPSAFTTEVFQTSFRINKERLIETGYPRNDILSNYTKEDVETIKNRMHLPLDKKILLYAPTWRDNSFNMKGYTFKLEVDFKKWQDALSDEYVVVFKPHYLIVNDFNLDEVKDFVYYVDPQEDIADLYLIADALVTDYSSVFFDYAILKRPIYFYMYDLENYRDELRGFYLDIYKDLPGEVITDENTLLQKIHTHDFDYDRLTGFNERFNNHEDGQASKRVIDILLGEQHGA, from the coding sequence GTGAAATTAATTAAGAAAATATTAGGTAAACTGATTCGTTTATTATATCGTCTCGTTTATCGCTTTATACCATGTGATGATCATACAATATTATTCATTTCATTCCATGGACGTGGCTATACAGATAATCCTAAGGCATTACACCAATATATCACGGATCATAAAGAATATACCTCATATCGTTGTATATATGCGATTAAGCATCATAAAGAAAAGAATCTCACTATTCCTAATGCTAAGATTATAGAATACTTCAGTATTCCTTATTTCTTCTATCTTGCAAGAAGTAAGTATTGGATTTCTAACTGCAAGCTTCCTAAATATGTATTAAAGAAGGATAACCAGGTCTATTTACAAACTTGGCATGGTACACCTTTAAAGAAGCTTGCTCATGATATTGAAGTACCAGAAGGGACAACATTCTATCGTTCTGGCATGTCTGTAGAAGAAATGCGTGCTACTTATGACAATGATGTCTCTAAATACAACTATATGATTTCTCCAAGTGCTTTTACTACAGAAGTCTTCCAGACATCTTTTAGAATCAATAAGGAAAGACTCATTGAAACAGGCTATCCAAGAAATGATATATTATCTAATTATACGAAAGAAGATGTAGAAACAATCAAGAATAGAATGCATTTACCTCTAGATAAGAAAATCTTACTTTATGCTCCTACATGGCGTGATAATTCATTCAATATGAAGGGGTATACATTTAAACTAGAAGTTGACTTCAAAAAATGGCAGGATGCATTAAGTGATGAATATGTTGTCGTATTCAAACCTCATTATTTAATTGTGAATGATTTTAATCTAGATGAGGTAAAAGATTTTGTTTATTATGTGGATCCTCAGGAAGATATTGCAGATTTATACTTAATTGCAGATGCATTAGTGACTGATTATTCAAGTGTCTTTTTTGATTATGCCATCTTAAAAAGACCAATCTATTTCTATATGTATGATTTAGAAAACTATCGTGATGAATTAAGAGGCTTCTATCTAGATATTTATAAAGATCTTCCTGGAGAAGTGATTACAGATGAAAACACATTACTTCAGAAGATTCATACACATGATTTTGATTATGACCGTCTAACAGGCTTTAATGAACGTTTTAATAATCATGAAGACGGACAGGCTAGCAAACGTGTCATTGATATACTATTAGGTGAACAGCATGGGGCTTAA
- a CDS encoding CDP-glycerol:glycerophosphate glycerophosphotransferase: MKLSIIIPFNRYIRYLYDCLESIKDQKLSDYEVLLIVDAIEDVKDKIRKYDLPITLVESGEASVGKKRNMGLDLAKGDYVYFLDSDDYVLPGCLNALMEEAEKSHNQVVAGKRMVSWFKKQVYETMSDETNIERNLKDKDHDRLEKVERKQEKHAYDNEPEQFKIDLLIRTRHALRNVSCLNLLIKRSLIEENHISFKEEFFWYTDAPFVVELLKYTNDVSFVEDAILVKRKHNDPINRPALSQIKDPDGRFDEFIEAHNYCLEISKDYPSIHYYINAKMANYFTSFFAKKVRRSEDDKWRTTRFDTMAEVLTRIEPELLKKSLYRRRLSKACMNHDLKKAQKIIAAHLAGVKAKKIFKNKNEMNKYLYRHKYKNEPIQKNLVMFETFRGASYADSPKYIYEYLAKNFPGQYEFVWVLNDTKTKLPYGGTVVKRMTRKYAYYLAVCKYFVFNTRQPLWYRKREGQVFLETWHGTPLKRLAFDQEEVTAASPTYKAQFYRQKQEWDYLIAPNAFSSEIFKSCFMYKDEGDTMLDTGYPRNDLLSDPHKEEIAIELKKKVGIPLDKKVILYAPTWRDDEYYGNGAYKFQLKLNLEQMRKELGDEYVIILRTHYYIADVLDLTGLDGFAFNLSKYDDITEIYLMSDILITDYSSVFFDFANLKRPMLFYTYDLDKYRDVLRGFYINMEEELPGPLVFTTDEVIDTIKHMDEITEKYADRYVTFYDKFCGWEDGHSSQRVVETVFEKN, from the coding sequence ATGAAATTATCAATTATCATACCATTTAATCGTTATATTCGTTATTTATATGACTGCTTAGAAAGCATTAAGGATCAGAAATTGTCTGATTATGAAGTACTTCTTATTGTAGATGCCATTGAAGATGTGAAGGATAAGATCCGTAAATATGATTTACCAATCACTCTTGTTGAATCAGGAGAAGCGTCAGTAGGTAAGAAGAGAAATATGGGTCTTGATCTTGCAAAGGGAGATTATGTTTATTTCTTAGATAGTGATGACTATGTCTTACCAGGCTGTCTGAATGCTTTGATGGAAGAAGCAGAAAAGTCTCATAATCAAGTTGTAGCAGGTAAAAGAATGGTTTCATGGTTCAAAAAACAGGTCTATGAAACAATGAGCGATGAAACAAACATTGAACGAAACTTAAAAGACAAGGATCATGATCGTCTTGAAAAAGTAGAAAGAAAACAAGAAAAACATGCTTATGATAATGAACCAGAACAGTTCAAGATTGATCTTCTTATTCGTACAAGACATGCATTAAGAAATGTTTCATGCTTAAATCTTCTTATTAAACGTTCACTTATTGAAGAGAATCATATTTCTTTTAAAGAAGAATTCTTCTGGTATACAGATGCACCATTTGTAGTTGAACTATTAAAATATACAAATGATGTGTCTTTTGTAGAAGATGCTATTCTAGTCAAACGTAAACATAATGACCCAATCAATCGTCCTGCTTTATCTCAGATTAAGGACCCTGATGGTCGCTTTGATGAATTTATTGAAGCGCATAACTATTGCTTAGAGATTTCTAAGGATTATCCATCTATTCATTATTATATTAATGCGAAGATGGCTAACTATTTTACAAGTTTCTTTGCTAAAAAGGTGAGAAGAAGTGAAGATGATAAGTGGAGAACAACACGTTTTGATACAATGGCAGAAGTATTAACTCGTATTGAACCAGAACTATTAAAGAAATCTCTTTATCGTCGCAGACTTTCTAAAGCATGTATGAATCATGACTTAAAGAAAGCACAAAAAATCATCGCAGCTCACTTAGCTGGTGTTAAAGCCAAGAAGATCTTTAAGAATAAGAATGAAATGAATAAGTATCTCTATAGACATAAATATAAAAATGAACCTATTCAGAAGAATCTAGTTATGTTTGAAACATTCCGTGGAGCAAGCTATGCTGATTCACCTAAATATATTTATGAATATTTGGCTAAGAACTTCCCAGGGCAGTATGAATTTGTCTGGGTACTCAATGATACGAAGACAAAACTTCCTTATGGTGGAACAGTCGTTAAACGTATGACACGTAAATATGCTTACTATCTTGCTGTATGTAAATACTTCGTATTTAATACAAGACAGCCATTATGGTATCGTAAAAGAGAAGGACAGGTCTTCTTGGAAACATGGCATGGTACACCATTAAAGCGTTTAGCCTTTGACCAGGAAGAAGTCACTGCAGCTTCTCCTACATATAAAGCACAGTTCTATCGCCAGAAACAGGAATGGGATTATTTGATTGCGCCTAATGCCTTTTCGAGTGAAATATTCAAGAGCTGCTTTATGTATAAGGATGAAGGAGATACTATGTTAGATACAGGTTATCCTAGAAATGACTTATTATCTGACCCTCATAAAGAAGAGATTGCAATTGAACTTAAGAAGAAGGTAGGTATTCCATTAGATAAGAAAGTCATTCTCTATGCACCAACATGGAGAGATGATGAATATTATGGAAATGGTGCTTATAAGTTCCAGTTAAAACTTAATCTTGAACAGATGAGAAAAGAATTAGGAGATGAATATGTCATTATTCTAAGAACACATTATTATATTGCAGATGTTCTTGATTTGACTGGTTTAGATGGTTTTGCGTTTAACTTAAGTAAATATGATGATATTACTGAGATTTATTTAATGAGTGATATTCTTATTACTGACTATTCAAGTGTATTCTTTGATTTTGCTAACTTAAAACGTCCAATGTTATTCTATACATATGACTTAGATAAATATCGTGATGTATTAAGAGGCTTCTATATTAATATGGAAGAAGAACTTCCAGGCCCACTTGTATTCACAACAGACGAAGTCATTGACACAATCAAGCATATGGATGAAATCACTGAAAAATATGCAGACCGTTATGTCACTTTCTATGACAAGTTCTGTGGCTGGGAAGATGGTCATTCTTCACAGAGAGTTGTTGAAACAGTATTTGAAAAGAATTAG
- a CDS encoding ABC transporter ATP-binding protein, whose protein sequence is MDSNIAIEARHASKIYELRSKEKKSDVKFYALKDLNFQVKKGQVVGILGTNGSGKSTMSIILAGICDPDEGEIIVNGTQALIAINTGLNAQLTGLENIELKGALLGLSKKRIEAIKEGVINFAEIGDFLYQPVKKYSSGMKSRLGFSINLCLDPDIMIVDEALSVGDKGFAEKCLNKMTELKEQGKTIIFISHNLRQVRQFCDSAMWIEGGMLREYGDIDEVCDHYADYVEYYNHLSAKEKRKVRDEKFAKRVIPNSRRTLGDKLFAAIKTR, encoded by the coding sequence ATGGATTCAAATATTGCAATTGAAGCACGTCATGCTTCTAAAATATATGAACTAAGATCTAAAGAGAAAAAAAGTGATGTCAAGTTCTATGCTTTAAAGGATTTGAACTTCCAGGTAAAGAAAGGGCAGGTTGTAGGTATTCTAGGGACAAATGGTTCTGGTAAATCTACTATGTCTATTATTCTAGCTGGAATCTGTGATCCTGATGAAGGGGAAATTATTGTGAATGGAACTCAGGCACTTATTGCTATTAATACAGGATTGAACGCACAGTTGACAGGGCTAGAGAATATTGAATTAAAGGGTGCTTTATTAGGACTCTCTAAAAAACGTATAGAAGCGATTAAAGAAGGTGTTATTAATTTCGCAGAAATTGGTGACTTCCTCTATCAGCCTGTAAAGAAATATTCATCAGGTATGAAATCAAGACTTGGTTTCTCAATTAACCTTTGTCTTGATCCAGATATTATGATTGTCGATGAAGCTTTAAGTGTAGGTGATAAAGGTTTTGCGGAAAAGTGTCTGAATAAGATGACTGAGTTAAAAGAACAAGGTAAAACCATTATCTTTATTTCACATAACTTAAGACAGGTACGTCAATTCTGTGATAGTGCTATGTGGATTGAAGGTGGCATGCTTCGTGAATATGGAGATATTGATGAAGTATGTGATCATTATGCTGACTATGTAGAGTACTACAATCATTTATCCGCAAAAGAGAAAAGGAAAGTGCGTGATGAGAAGTTCGCAAAGCGTGTTATTCCTAATTCTCGTCGTACACTAGGTGATAAGCTCTTTGCTGCTATTAAGACTAGATAA
- a CDS encoding ABC transporter permease, whose amino-acid sequence MLEAVKYVIKENSENLFRIYSISKYEVLADMRDSKLGLFWNFANPIIQVLTYWFVFGLVLNRKSVDGIEYIWWMLGGMVVWFFISPCITAGCNAIFSKINIITKMKFPVSVLPATVVLSKLFDHFCLMCILTLLFCFAGYYPSLHWVGLIYYCFCGVVFSISLSMTTSVLNMLARDTRKLVLAIMRLLLYMTPILWNVKSLPSILQRIMLTNPIYYIVQGYRDCFFYHRGIMYYKYSAFCFWAITAFLFVFGSCIMYKFKSKFVDFI is encoded by the coding sequence GTGTTAGAAGCTGTAAAATATGTAATCAAAGAAAACAGCGAGAACTTGTTTCGTATTTATTCTATTTCGAAATATGAAGTACTAGCTGACATGCGTGACTCAAAGTTAGGTTTATTCTGGAACTTTGCGAATCCAATTATTCAGGTATTAACATATTGGTTTGTATTTGGATTAGTATTAAATCGTAAGTCAGTAGATGGTATTGAATATATCTGGTGGATGCTTGGAGGTATGGTTGTATGGTTCTTTATTTCTCCATGTATTACAGCAGGGTGTAATGCTATCTTCTCTAAAATAAATATTATTACTAAGATGAAATTCCCAGTCAGTGTTCTTCCGGCTACAGTGGTACTTTCTAAGTTATTTGACCACTTCTGCTTGATGTGTATATTGACACTCCTATTCTGTTTTGCTGGCTATTATCCATCACTACATTGGGTAGGTCTTATTTATTATTGTTTCTGTGGTGTTGTCTTCTCAATCTCGTTATCTATGACAACATCTGTACTTAATATGCTTGCACGTGATACAAGAAAACTAGTGCTCGCTATTATGCGTTTATTATTGTACATGACTCCAATTCTATGGAATGTGAAGAGCCTTCCATCTATTTTACAGAGAATCATGTTAACTAACCCTATTTATTATATTGTTCAGGGCTATCGTGACTGTTTCTTCTATCATCGTGGAATTATGTATTATAAATATTCTGCTTTCTGTTTCTGGGCTATTACAGCTTTCTTATTTGTGTTTGGTAGCTGTATTATGTATAAATTCAAATCTAAGTTTGTAGACTTTATTTAG